Proteins co-encoded in one Pseudomonas fluorescens genomic window:
- a CDS encoding D-alanyl-D-alanine carboxypeptidase family protein, protein MNITTFAKRLCLLVPLLLSPAAFAAEMMPSPPQLAAKAYVLMDANSGNVLVENNGDQRLPPASLTKLMTAYIATLEIRRGQIGENDPVTVSENAWRTGGSRMFIKVGSQVTVSDLLHGIIIQSGNDASVAVAEHIAGSEDAFADLMNKTVADLGMTNTHFMNPTGLPNPEHYSSAHDMAILARAIIHEDPAHYAIYSQKEFFWNGIKQPNRNLLLWRDKTVDGLKTGHTDEAGYCMVSSAVRDGMRLIAVVFGTNSEVARAAETQKLLTYGFRFFETQTFYQKGTELAQAPVWKGTTSQVKAGLAQDLTMTLPKGQLKKLAASMTMNPQLTAPIAKGDVIGKVEVKLDDKVVHSADLIALDAVEEGGIFRRMWDSIRLFFYGLFN, encoded by the coding sequence ATGAACATCACCACCTTTGCCAAACGCCTGTGTCTGCTAGTCCCGCTGCTCCTCTCGCCAGCCGCCTTCGCGGCCGAGATGATGCCGTCGCCACCACAACTGGCCGCCAAAGCCTACGTGCTCATGGATGCCAACAGCGGCAACGTGCTGGTGGAGAACAACGGTGACCAGCGTCTGCCGCCGGCCAGCCTGACCAAACTGATGACCGCGTACATCGCCACGCTGGAAATCCGTCGCGGCCAGATCGGTGAAAACGACCCGGTGACCGTCAGCGAAAACGCCTGGCGCACCGGCGGTTCGCGGATGTTCATCAAGGTCGGCTCGCAGGTGACTGTCAGCGACCTGCTGCACGGCATCATCATCCAGTCCGGCAACGACGCCAGCGTCGCGGTGGCTGAACACATCGCCGGCAGCGAAGATGCCTTCGCCGACCTGATGAACAAGACCGTCGCCGATCTGGGCATGACCAACACCCACTTCATGAACCCGACCGGTCTGCCGAACCCAGAGCACTACTCGTCGGCTCACGACATGGCGATCCTGGCTCGCGCGATCATCCACGAAGACCCGGCTCACTACGCGATCTACTCGCAGAAAGAGTTCTTCTGGAACGGCATCAAACAGCCTAACCGCAACCTGCTGCTGTGGCGCGACAAGACCGTTGACGGTCTGAAAACCGGTCACACCGACGAAGCCGGCTACTGCATGGTGTCCTCGGCCGTACGTGACGGCATGCGCCTGATCGCCGTGGTGTTCGGTACCAACAGCGAAGTGGCTCGTGCCGCCGAAACCCAGAAGCTGCTGACCTACGGTTTCCGCTTCTTCGAAACCCAGACCTTCTACCAGAAGGGCACCGAACTGGCTCAGGCCCCGGTATGGAAAGGCACCACCAGCCAGGTCAAGGCCGGCCTGGCACAAGACCTGACCATGACCCTGCCGAAAGGCCAGCTGAAGAAGCTCGCTGCCAGCATGACCATGAACCCGCAACTGACCGCGCCAATCGCCAAGGGCGACGTGATCGGTAAAGTCGAAGTGAAACTGGACGACAAGGTGGTGCACAGCGCCGATCTGATCGCTCTGGACGCTGTCGAGGAGGGTGGTATCTTCCGCCGCATGTGGGATAGCATCCGTCTATTCTTCTACGGCTTGTTCAACTGA
- a CDS encoding septal ring lytic transglycosylase RlpA family protein produces MQALPINKPLKLVAFAALAVLVASCSTSRAPTQKYASNTVRAQPGLDINRAHKDGAPWWDVDVSRIPDATPTLHTGPYKANPYTVLGKTYFPLQESKTYVASGTASWYGTKFHGQNTANGEVYDLYGMSAAHKTLPLPSYVRVTNLDNNKSVILRVNDRGPFYSDRIIDLSYAAAKKLGYAEIGTARVKVEGIDPQQWWAAKGRPAPLMLNEPQVAQNSAPVITASAGTIEQWTPPPQQHASDTVPVQISAKKNASAPASGQYLQVGAFANPDAAELLRSKLSGMVSAPVFISSIVRNQQTLHRVRLGPIGSPGEIAQVQNSVRSANLGSPSVVTE; encoded by the coding sequence ATGCAGGCATTGCCTATCAACAAACCCCTGAAGCTGGTGGCATTCGCCGCGTTGGCGGTCCTGGTCGCCAGTTGCTCGACCAGTCGTGCGCCCACTCAGAAATACGCCTCCAACACCGTTCGTGCCCAGCCGGGTCTGGACATCAACCGGGCCCACAAGGACGGTGCGCCGTGGTGGGACGTTGACGTGTCGCGCATTCCGGACGCCACGCCGACCCTGCACACCGGCCCGTACAAGGCCAACCCGTACACCGTGCTGGGCAAGACCTACTTCCCGTTGCAGGAATCCAAGACCTACGTGGCCTCGGGCACCGCGTCCTGGTACGGCACCAAGTTCCACGGTCAGAACACCGCCAATGGCGAGGTCTATGACCTGTACGGCATGAGTGCCGCCCACAAGACCTTACCGCTGCCAAGTTACGTTCGGGTGACCAACCTTGACAACAACAAGAGCGTGATCCTGCGGGTGAACGACCGCGGGCCGTTCTACTCGGACCGGATCATCGACCTCTCCTACGCCGCGGCCAAAAAGCTCGGTTATGCCGAAATCGGCACCGCGCGGGTCAAGGTCGAGGGCATCGACCCGCAACAATGGTGGGCCGCCAAGGGCCGTCCGGCGCCTTTGATGCTCAACGAGCCGCAAGTCGCGCAGAATAGCGCGCCGGTGATCACGGCTTCGGCCGGTACCATCGAGCAGTGGACTCCACCGCCGCAGCAACATGCCTCTGACACTGTACCTGTACAGATCAGCGCAAAAAAAAACGCTTCTGCACCAGCGTCTGGCCAGTATCTGCAGGTGGGCGCGTTCGCCAACCCGGACGCTGCAGAACTCCTGAGGTCGAAGCTCAGCGGGATGGTGAGCGCTCCGGTGTTCATCAGCTCGATCGTGCGCAATCAGCAGACCCTGCACCGGGTACGCCTGGGACCGATCGGCTCGCCGGGTGAAATTGCCCAGGTTCAGAACAGCGTGCGCTCGGCCAACCTTGGTTCGCCAAGCGTGGTCACCGAGTAA
- the mltB gene encoding lytic murein transglycosylase B, which produces MQVMRDWATRYAPWLGLVGILGSAQEALAGDYEGSPQVAEFVGEMTRDYGFAGEQLMAVFREAQRKQAILDAISKPAERVKQWKEYRPMFITDARIARGVDFWRQHEAVLARAEQEYGVPAQVIVSIIGVETFFGRNTGNYRVIDALSTLGFDYPPRAEFFRKELREFLLLAREEQVDPLTLKGSYAGAMGLPQFMPSSFRAYAVDFDGDGHINIWNNPDDAIGSVASYFKRHGWVAGEPVVSRADVRGEQVDEGLTTGIEPTKTVGELRALGWSSHDALRDDMPVTAFRLEGDNGPEYWMGLKNFYAITRYNRSVMYAMAVHQLSEELVKARGVK; this is translated from the coding sequence ATGCAAGTAATGCGTGACTGGGCGACACGATACGCACCGTGGCTCGGCCTGGTAGGCATCCTTGGCAGCGCGCAGGAAGCGCTGGCCGGCGATTACGAAGGCTCGCCCCAGGTGGCCGAATTCGTCGGTGAAATGACCCGCGACTACGGCTTCGCCGGCGAGCAACTGATGGCGGTGTTCCGCGAGGCCCAGCGCAAGCAGGCGATTCTCGACGCGATTTCCAAACCCGCCGAACGCGTCAAACAGTGGAAAGAATATCGGCCGATGTTCATCACCGACGCGCGCATTGCCCGGGGTGTGGACTTCTGGCGCCAGCACGAGGCGGTACTGGCACGTGCCGAGCAGGAGTACGGCGTTCCGGCTCAAGTGATCGTGTCGATCATCGGCGTCGAGACCTTTTTCGGACGTAATACCGGCAATTACCGGGTGATCGATGCCTTGTCCACGCTGGGTTTCGACTATCCTCCCCGTGCCGAATTTTTCCGCAAGGAGCTGCGTGAGTTTCTGCTGCTGGCTCGCGAGGAACAGGTCGACCCGCTGACCCTCAAGGGGTCCTACGCCGGGGCGATGGGCCTGCCGCAGTTCATGCCGAGCAGTTTTCGCGCCTACGCGGTGGATTTCGACGGCGATGGCCACATCAATATCTGGAACAACCCGGATGATGCGATCGGCAGCGTTGCCAGCTACTTCAAGCGTCACGGCTGGGTGGCCGGCGAGCCGGTGGTCAGTCGTGCCGATGTGCGCGGCGAGCAGGTGGATGAGGGCCTGACCACTGGCATTGAGCCGACGAAAACCGTCGGGGAGTTGCGAGCGCTGGGCTGGTCAAGTCATGATGCGCTGCGCGATGATATGCCGGTTACTGCATTTCGCCTGGAAGGCGACAATGGCCCGGAATACTGGATGGGCCTGAAGAATTTCTACGCGATCACGCGTTATAACCGCAGCGTGATGTACGCCATGGCTGTACATCAACTGTCTGAAGAGCTGGTAAAAGCACGGGGCGTCAAGTAA
- the rodA gene encoding rod shape-determining protein RodA, which produces MRRRATLLQRLHIDGPLLVLLLILAAGSLFVLYSASGKSWDLLAKQATSFGIGLVSMIVIAQFEPRFMARWVPLGYVVGVVLLMVVDIMGHNAMGATRWINIPGVIRFQPSEFMKILMPATIAWYLSKRTLPPQLKHVGISLMLIGVPFILIVRQPDLGTSLLILAGGAFVLFMGGLRWRWILSVLAAAVPVAIAMWFFIMHDYQKQRILTFLDPESDPLGTGWNIIQSKAAIGSGGVFGKGWLLGTQSHLDFLPESHTDFIIAVLGEEFGLVGICALLLIYLLLIGRGLVITAQAQTLFGKLLAGALTMTFFVYVFVNIGMVSGLLPVVGVPLPFISYGGTSLVTLLSAFGVLMSIHTHRKWIAQV; this is translated from the coding sequence ATGCGTCGCCGGGCGACGCTGTTGCAACGTCTGCATATCGACGGACCTTTGCTGGTCCTGTTGCTGATCCTCGCCGCCGGCAGCCTGTTCGTGCTGTATTCGGCCAGCGGCAAGAGCTGGGACCTGCTGGCCAAGCAGGCCACTTCGTTCGGTATCGGCCTGGTGTCGATGATCGTCATCGCCCAGTTCGAACCACGGTTCATGGCCCGCTGGGTGCCGCTCGGTTATGTGGTCGGGGTGGTGCTGCTGATGGTGGTGGACATCATGGGCCACAACGCCATGGGCGCGACCCGCTGGATCAACATTCCCGGGGTGATCCGCTTCCAGCCGTCGGAATTCATGAAGATCCTGATGCCGGCAACCATCGCCTGGTACCTGTCCAAGCGCACACTGCCGCCGCAGCTCAAGCACGTCGGGATCAGTCTCATGTTGATCGGTGTGCCGTTCATTCTGATCGTGCGTCAGCCGGATCTGGGTACTTCGCTGCTGATTCTGGCCGGCGGTGCGTTCGTGCTGTTCATGGGCGGATTGCGCTGGCGCTGGATCCTCAGCGTGCTGGCCGCCGCCGTACCCGTGGCGATCGCCATGTGGTTCTTCATCATGCACGATTACCAGAAGCAGCGGATCCTGACCTTCCTCGACCCGGAAAGCGATCCACTGGGCACCGGCTGGAACATCATTCAGTCGAAGGCTGCCATCGGTTCCGGCGGCGTGTTCGGCAAGGGCTGGCTGCTGGGCACCCAGTCGCACCTGGACTTCCTGCCGGAAAGCCATACCGACTTTATCATTGCGGTGCTGGGCGAAGAGTTCGGACTGGTGGGCATCTGTGCGCTGTTGCTGATCTACCTGCTGTTGATCGGTCGCGGCCTGGTGATTACCGCCCAGGCGCAGACACTGTTCGGCAAATTGCTCGCCGGCGCCTTGACGATGACGTTTTTTGTTTATGTTTTCGTCAACATCGGTATGGTCAGTGGCCTGTTGCCGGTCGTAGGGGTGCCGTTGCCGTTCATTAGCTACGGCGGAACTTCGCTGGTGACGCTGCTGTCAGCGTTTGGGGTTTTGATGTCGATCCATACGCATCGCAAGTGGATCGCACAGGTTTGA
- the mrdA gene encoding penicillin-binding protein 2 encodes MSQPIRIKDHEKDARLVRSRVVFGAIAVVLLICVLIARLYFLQVIQYEYHSTLSENNRVHVQPIPPTRGLIYDRNGVVVADNRPSFSLSMTRERSGDWQQVLDVIVEVLELTPEDRVIFEKRMRQGRRPFEPVPILFELTEEQIARIAVNQFRLPGVEVVAQLVRHYPQGAHFAHSVGYMGRINEKELKTLDPVNYSGTHHIGKTGIERFYEAELHGQVGYEEVETNARGRVLRVLKRTDPVPGKDIVLSLDIKLQEAAEAALGGRRGAVVALDPSTGEVLAMVSQPSFDPNLFVTGISFKAYAELRDSIDRPLFNRVLRGLYPPGSTIKPAVAIAGLDAGVVTASSRVFDPGYYMLPNYDHKYRNWNRTGDGFVDLDTAIMRSNDTYFYDLAHKLGIDRLSAYMNKFGIGQKVSLDMFEESPGLMPSREWKRATRKQAWFPGETLILGIGQGYMQSTPLQLAQATALVANKGVWNRPHLAKTIEGEKPKDENPMPDIVLRDPSDWNKVNHGMQQVMHGARGTARKAAIGAQYRIAGKSGTAQVVAIKQGEKYDRSKVQERHRDHALFVGFAPADNPKIVVSVMVENGESGSGVAAPVVRQVMDAWLLDQDGRLKAEYASPISAEATAREE; translated from the coding sequence ATGTCCCAGCCGATCCGCATCAAGGACCACGAAAAAGACGCCCGTCTGGTGCGTAGCCGCGTCGTGTTCGGGGCCATTGCGGTGGTGCTGCTGATCTGTGTGCTGATTGCCCGGCTGTATTTCCTGCAGGTGATTCAGTACGAGTATCACTCGACCCTCTCGGAAAACAACCGCGTCCATGTCCAGCCGATTCCGCCGACCCGTGGCCTGATTTACGACCGCAACGGCGTGGTGGTGGCGGACAACCGTCCGAGCTTCAGCCTGAGTATGACCCGGGAACGCTCCGGCGACTGGCAGCAGGTACTCGACGTGATCGTCGAAGTGCTGGAGCTGACGCCGGAAGACCGGGTGATCTTCGAAAAGCGCATGCGCCAGGGGCGTCGGCCGTTCGAGCCGGTGCCGATCCTGTTCGAGCTGACCGAGGAGCAGATCGCCCGGATCGCGGTGAACCAGTTCCGGCTGCCCGGGGTGGAAGTGGTGGCGCAACTGGTTCGTCACTATCCGCAGGGCGCGCATTTTGCGCACTCGGTGGGTTACATGGGGCGGATCAACGAGAAAGAGCTGAAAACCCTCGATCCGGTCAACTACAGCGGCACTCACCATATTGGCAAGACTGGCATCGAGCGTTTCTACGAAGCCGAGCTGCACGGCCAGGTGGGTTACGAAGAGGTCGAGACCAACGCCCGGGGCCGCGTACTGCGAGTACTCAAGCGTACCGACCCGGTGCCGGGCAAGGACATCGTCCTGAGCCTTGACATCAAGTTGCAGGAAGCCGCCGAGGCCGCGCTGGGCGGGCGACGCGGTGCGGTGGTGGCGCTGGACCCGAGTACTGGTGAGGTGCTGGCCATGGTCAGTCAGCCGAGCTTCGACCCGAATCTGTTTGTCACCGGCATCAGCTTCAAGGCGTATGCCGAACTGCGTGATTCTATCGACCGGCCGCTGTTCAATCGCGTGCTGCGCGGTCTGTACCCGCCGGGTTCGACGATCAAACCGGCGGTGGCGATTGCCGGTCTGGACGCCGGCGTGGTGACGGCGTCGAGCCGGGTGTTCGACCCGGGTTACTACATGCTGCCCAACTATGACCACAAATATCGCAACTGGAACCGCACCGGGGACGGCTTCGTCGACCTCGACACGGCGATCATGCGGTCCAACGATACCTACTTCTATGACCTGGCGCACAAGCTCGGCATCGACCGGTTGTCGGCCTACATGAACAAGTTCGGCATCGGCCAGAAGGTCTCGCTGGACATGTTCGAAGAATCTCCAGGGCTGATGCCTTCGCGCGAGTGGAAACGCGCCACCCGCAAGCAGGCGTGGTTCCCGGGCGAGACCCTGATCCTCGGGATCGGCCAGGGCTACATGCAGTCGACCCCGTTGCAACTGGCCCAGGCCACCGCGCTGGTGGCCAACAAGGGTGTGTGGAACCGTCCGCACCTGGCCAAGACCATCGAAGGCGAGAAGCCGAAGGATGAAAACCCGATGCCGGACATCGTCCTGCGCGATCCGTCGGACTGGAACAAGGTCAATCACGGCATGCAGCAGGTGATGCACGGTGCCCGGGGTACGGCGCGCAAGGCGGCGATCGGCGCGCAATACCGGATCGCCGGCAAGTCGGGTACGGCCCAGGTGGTCGCGATCAAGCAAGGCGAGAAATACGATCGCTCCAAGGTGCAGGAACGCCACCGCGACCACGCCCTGTTCGTCGGTTTTGCACCGGCCGACAACCCGAAAATCGTGGTGTCGGTGATGGTCGAGAACGGTGAGTCCGGTTCCGGCGTCGCCGCGCCCGTGGTGCGTCAGGTGATGGACGCCTGGCTGCTGGATCAGGACGGACGCTTGAAGGCCGAATACGCCAGCCCAATCAGTGCGGAGGCTACGGCCCGTGAAGAATAA
- the rlmH gene encoding 23S rRNA (pseudouridine(1915)-N(3))-methyltransferase RlmH, which produces MRLRLIAVGSRMPKWVEEGWHEYAKRLPSELALELVEIPLNTRGKNADVARFIRQEGEAMLAKVGHNERIVTLEVHGKPWSTEQLAGELDRWRLDSRTVNFMVGGPEGLAPEVCARADQRWSLSPLTLPHPLVRILIGEQLYRAWTVLSGHPYHK; this is translated from the coding sequence GTGCGACTGCGACTGATCGCCGTCGGTTCACGCATGCCCAAGTGGGTGGAAGAAGGCTGGCATGAATACGCCAAGCGTCTTCCGTCCGAGCTGGCACTGGAACTGGTGGAAATTCCGCTCAATACCCGTGGCAAGAATGCCGACGTGGCCCGCTTCATCCGTCAGGAAGGCGAAGCCATGCTGGCCAAGGTCGGGCACAACGAGCGGATCGTCACCCTCGAAGTGCACGGCAAGCCCTGGAGCACCGAGCAGCTGGCGGGCGAGCTCGACCGTTGGCGGCTGGACTCGCGCACGGTCAATTTCATGGTCGGCGGCCCGGAAGGGCTGGCGCCGGAAGTCTGTGCCCGCGCGGATCAGCGCTGGTCGCTGTCGCCGCTGACGTTGCCGCACCCGCTGGTGCGCATCCTCATCGGCGAGCAGTTGTATCGTGCCTGGACCGTGTTGTCCGGCCACCCTTACCACAAGTAA
- the rsfS gene encoding ribosome silencing factor, translating to MTDKDQTKVKRKGTFKSAPLPEPVNTSEPLKGDELVKIAVAALEDVKAQDIQIIDVRDKQSITDYMIIATGTSNRQINAMLDKVREEVKKQGARPLGEEGKGDSDWVLLDLDLVIVHMMTASARQFYDLERLWAGAEQSRAADAKHHSPENTHEHFTKLNKDQL from the coding sequence ATGACTGACAAAGACCAAACCAAAGTAAAGCGCAAAGGCACGTTCAAGAGCGCTCCGCTGCCAGAGCCGGTCAACACCAGCGAGCCGCTGAAAGGTGACGAGCTGGTCAAGATTGCCGTGGCCGCCCTGGAAGACGTCAAGGCCCAGGACATCCAGATCATCGATGTGCGCGACAAGCAAAGCATCACTGACTACATGATCATCGCCACCGGTACGTCCAACCGCCAGATCAACGCGATGCTGGACAAGGTTCGCGAAGAAGTGAAAAAGCAGGGCGCCAGGCCGCTGGGCGAAGAAGGCAAGGGCGACAGCGACTGGGTGCTGCTGGACCTGGACCTGGTGATCGTGCACATGATGACCGCCTCGGCTCGTCAGTTCTACGACCTGGAGCGCCTGTGGGCCGGTGCCGAGCAAAGCCGTGCGGCGGACGCCAAGCACCACAGCCCGGAAAACACCCACGAGCACTTCACCAAGCTCAACAAAGACCAGCTGTAA
- the nadD gene encoding nicotinate-nucleotide adenylyltransferase → MASCAARRRSDLSDLDLKTPKSGRKSRPQRIGVLGGTFDPVHVGHLRGALEVAEALALDELRMMPSARPPHRDTPQVSAQDRLAMVECAVAGVPPLVVDARELQRDKPSWTIDTLESLRAEMAAGTQVFLLLGWDAFCGLPTWHRWEELLQHCHILVLQRPDADSEPPDALRNLLAARSVSDPLALKGPSGQIAFVWQTPLAVSATQIRQLLASGKSVRFLVPDAVLAYIDAHGLYRASN, encoded by the coding sequence ATGGCCAGTTGCGCGGCCAGGCGACGGTCTGACTTGTCCGACCTCGACCTGAAAACGCCGAAGTCCGGCAGAAAGTCTCGTCCCCAGCGCATTGGCGTTCTGGGCGGTACGTTCGATCCGGTGCATGTCGGCCATTTGCGTGGCGCACTGGAAGTTGCCGAAGCGCTGGCCCTCGATGAGCTGCGCATGATGCCCAGCGCCCGGCCGCCGCATCGCGATACCCCGCAGGTGTCGGCGCAGGATCGGTTGGCAATGGTTGAATGTGCGGTGGCCGGTGTGCCGCCGCTGGTGGTGGACGCCCGCGAACTGCAGCGGGACAAGCCGTCCTGGACCATCGATACCCTGGAGTCGCTGCGTGCCGAAATGGCCGCCGGGACCCAGGTTTTTCTGCTTTTGGGCTGGGACGCATTTTGCGGCCTGCCCACTTGGCACCGCTGGGAGGAGTTGCTCCAGCATTGCCACATCCTGGTGCTACAGCGCCCGGACGCCGACAGCGAACCGCCGGATGCCTTGCGCAACCTGCTGGCAGCGCGTTCGGTGAGCGACCCGCTGGCCCTGAAAGGGCCGAGCGGACAGATTGCATTCGTCTGGCAGACACCGCTCGCGGTCTCCGCCACCCAGATCCGTCAACTGCTGGCCAGCGGTAAGTCGGTACGTTTCCTGGTGCCCGACGCGGTCCTGGCCTACATCGATGCGCACGGTCTGTACCGTGCGTCGAACTGA
- a CDS encoding glutamate-5-semialdehyde dehydrogenase: MTESVLDYMTRLGRAAREASRVIGRASTAQKNRALLAAANALDAARAELAAANEQDLAAGRANGLEPALLERLELTPARIDGMIVGLRQVAALPDPVGAIRDMSFRPSGIQVGKMRVPLGVIGIIYESRPNVTIDAASLCLKSGNATILRGGSEAIHSNRAIAACIQRGLAEAELPAAVVQVVETTDRAAVGALITMPEYVDVIVPRGGRGLIERISRDARVPVIKHLDGICHVYVGEHADLPKAQRIAFNAKTYRYGICGAMETLLVDQSVAKGFLPSMAKQFREKGVELRGCERTRAIIDAVPASEEDWSTEYLAPILSIRVVDGLDQAIEHINHYGSHHTDSIVSENLADTRQFVAQVDSASVMINTPTCFADGFEYGLGAEIGISTDKLHARGPVGLEGLTCEKYIVVGDGQLRGQATV; the protein is encoded by the coding sequence ATGACTGAGTCCGTTCTTGACTACATGACCCGATTGGGTCGCGCCGCCCGCGAAGCTTCCCGGGTCATCGGCCGTGCCAGCACCGCGCAGAAAAACCGCGCCCTGCTGGCTGCCGCCAATGCCCTGGATGCCGCCCGCGCCGAGCTTGCAGCAGCCAATGAACAGGATCTGGCCGCCGGTCGCGCCAACGGTCTGGAGCCTGCACTGCTGGAGCGTCTGGAACTGACCCCGGCGCGCATCGACGGCATGATCGTCGGTCTGCGTCAGGTCGCAGCGCTGCCGGACCCGGTCGGTGCGATCCGCGACATGAGCTTCCGTCCGTCGGGCATTCAGGTCGGCAAGATGCGTGTGCCGCTGGGCGTGATCGGGATCATCTACGAATCCCGTCCCAACGTGACCATCGATGCCGCGAGCCTGTGCCTGAAATCCGGCAACGCGACCATCCTGCGCGGTGGTTCCGAAGCGATTCATTCCAACCGCGCGATTGCCGCCTGCATCCAGCGCGGTCTGGCCGAAGCCGAACTGCCGGCCGCCGTGGTGCAAGTGGTGGAAACCACCGACCGCGCCGCCGTTGGGGCGCTGATCACCATGCCCGAGTACGTCGATGTGATCGTGCCGCGCGGTGGTCGTGGCCTGATCGAGCGCATCAGCCGTGACGCCCGTGTACCGGTGATCAAACATCTGGACGGCATCTGCCACGTCTATGTCGGCGAACACGCCGATCTACCGAAAGCCCAGCGCATTGCCTTCAATGCCAAGACCTATCGCTACGGCATCTGCGGCGCGATGGAGACTCTGCTGGTCGATCAAAGTGTTGCGAAGGGTTTCCTGCCGTCGATGGCGAAGCAGTTCCGCGAAAAAGGCGTCGAGCTGCGTGGCTGCGAGCGCACCCGGGCGATCATCGATGCCGTGCCGGCCAGCGAAGAAGACTGGAGCACCGAGTATCTGGCGCCGATTCTGTCGATCCGCGTGGTCGACGGTCTGGACCAGGCCATCGAACATATCAACCATTACGGCTCCCACCACACCGATTCGATCGTCAGCGAAAATCTCGCCGACACCCGCCAGTTCGTGGCTCAGGTCGACTCGGCGTCGGTGATGATCAACACCCCGACCTGCTTCGCCGATGGATTCGAATACGGATTGGGTGCCGAGATCGGCATTTCTACTGATAAGCTGCACGCCCGTGGCCCGGTGGGCCTCGAAGGACTGACCTGCGAGAAATACATCGTGGTCGGTGATGGCCAGTTGCGCGGCCAGGCGACGGTCTGA
- a CDS encoding DNA-3-methyladenine glycosylase: MSNLTVRAHAERLPMGLPDAFFDRDAQTLARDLLGKVIRHRVGDLWLSARIIETEAYYCEEKGSHASLGYTEKRKALFLDGGHIYMYYARGGDSLNFSAQGPGNAVLIKSAYPWVDEISGPASLAQMLLNNPDAQGHPRPSQKLCAGQTLLCKALGLKVPVWDAKRFDHEILLVEDTGPAPGHIIQTTRLGIPRGRDEHLMYRFVDAAYAQWCTRNPLRRGQVEGRDYFLL; encoded by the coding sequence ATGTCCAATCTGACCGTTCGTGCCCACGCCGAGCGCCTGCCGATGGGCCTTCCGGACGCTTTTTTCGACCGTGACGCCCAGACGCTTGCCCGGGATCTGCTCGGCAAAGTCATCCGCCATCGCGTCGGCGACCTGTGGCTCAGCGCCCGGATCATCGAAACCGAAGCGTATTACTGCGAAGAAAAAGGCAGCCACGCGTCCCTCGGCTACACGGAAAAGCGTAAAGCTTTGTTTCTGGATGGTGGCCACATCTATATGTACTACGCCCGTGGCGGCGACTCGTTGAATTTCAGTGCCCAGGGGCCTGGCAATGCGGTGCTGATCAAATCGGCCTATCCATGGGTCGACGAGATCAGCGGCCCGGCCAGTCTCGCGCAAATGCTGCTGAACAATCCCGATGCTCAGGGCCACCCGCGCCCCTCGCAGAAACTCTGTGCCGGGCAGACTCTGCTGTGCAAGGCACTGGGACTGAAGGTGCCGGTGTGGGACGCCAAGCGCTTCGACCACGAAATACTGCTGGTGGAGGACACCGGCCCTGCGCCGGGGCACATCATCCAGACCACCCGCCTGGGCATCCCCCGCGGGCGCGACGAGCACCTGATGTATCGCTTCGTCGACGCAGCCTACGCCCAGTGGTGCACCCGGAACCCGTTGCGCCGGGGTCAGGTCGAAGGGCGTGATTACTTTCTGCTGTGA